The Oryza sativa Japonica Group chromosome 11, ASM3414082v1 DNA window GAATTCTAAAGTTCTTCCAAACAGACTTTGTAAAGGAGTTGAAAGTAGTACCCATTGCATTCAATTGTATAATTGCATCTTAGTAGTATCCATGTGAACTGTTGAAGCACAAATGAATTAAAATGACTTTCTGTTCAGTTTAAGCTTTTGATTGAAACAGAAGACTCATACATAAGTTCTAGGAGTACATATTACTTTTTTCACATCAAATGGTGTATGCTCCTGTTCATATATTCCTATGTCCTCGTTTACTGGTCACTGTTGACCCGCTAgtgttttaactttgatcattaATAGTTTTTAAAGGATTAAGTATTAACCTATGATTAGTGAAAGTTATATAGTTGTATTAATGGTATATGTCATActtcaagtatatatatatttttttcagaaaaaacaaACGGCcaatgttttgaaaaaaaacaagtgacaagtatatacaaattttgctacatgacATCGTGACCACGGTTTAAGTAGTAAGGCATCACACAAACTGACTTTGGGGAAATACACTATTAAGAGTGTCTTCCCCCAAAACTTCGCGCGGTGTTAAAACCGTGAAATCATAATGTGCCATAAAATAACATGTTATAGCTGCTAAAGCACAACTGCACAGATGAAACTACCCATCCTTTCTATTCAATTTAACCTTTTGGCCGAAACTAAACTATTCATACATAATACCTAAAATATTTCTTTTCCATATATCCTTTTAGTGCATGTTACTGTCACCCATCCTCCTTTTTATTATCACTAGACACAAAAATCCCAACAAAATCCAATTATAATCCAAATAGtaccccttcttttcttttttattttttacaggTCACCGTTCCACCACATCGCACATATTCTTCGTCGCTAATTAGCTTCACCTGCGACCACacacacaccaccaccaccgccgcgtcgcCATTCCACACCGCGTCAAGCAGCGCACGCcatcgccgtctcctcctcttctccggcGTCCAAGAACCCCTCCCGTGCCccggccatgccgccgccggagccggacaAGGACAAGCCGCTGCCGAAGCCCAAGCcgcccaagcccaagcccaagccgcccaagccggagccggagccgaaCACGCGCTCGGCGCCGGAGCGCGACCAGACGGCCGCCCCGTACGGCACGGTGCCCCCCGACCCCTTGTCCTGCGCCACCGACTGCTCGCCGGACTGCGTGTTCTACCACCTgtgcccttcgccgccgccgccggtggcgcccGTGCATCTGAGGTCGTCGCGGCTGCCCACGCCGCTCATCGCGCTGTCGGCGTCGCTGCTCGGCGTGTCGGTGGTGCTGCTCGTCGCGTTGCTGGTGTGTCGGCTtatgagggggagggggaggagggggaggaggaggcgaggtggGCGGAACGCGCTCGCGCCGCAGGAGGCGCCGCTGacgcagcagccgcagcagggGGACGAGGAAGgtggggcggcgggggcggcgatggcggcggaggaggtggagggcgacgacgacgacgacgacggaggaggaggggttcaCCACGTGTGGTACATACGCACCGTGGGGCTCGACGagcgcgccatcgccgccatcaccgcgcTGGTGTACGACGCCAAGAagaccggcggcggcatcgggctcgccggcggcggcggcggcggcggcgggggaagcTGCGCGGTGTGCCTCACCGAGTTCCGCGACGGCGAGACGCTGCGCCTGCTGCCGCGGTGCCGCCACGCGTTCCACCGCGGCTGCATCGACACCTGGCTCCGCGCCCACGTCAACTGCCCGCTCTGCCGCGCGCCCGTCCAGATCAGCGacaagtccgccgccgccgccgcggcggcggcggccaacgccgcgccgggcgccgccgcggccgttcccggcggcgcgcccgcgccgaaCCCGCGCAACGCAGCTGCCGCCGAAGCCGACAGAGGAGAGCTCCAGGGCTCGCCGGAGCGCGGCGTCAGGCGAGCCGCGTCGATGGTGACGCTGCCGAGGCGGCCATGGCCGGAGGTCTCGCTCCGGTCGCCGGCGTCGAACAGTGGGCGCATGGGCGAGATGGGCCTCGCCAAGATCGCTCGACTGATGAAATTCTCGGAAGTGTTGGAGATGGCCGGCATCGGAGCGACCAGGTCGGTGTCCTTCGGCGGCCACGGCAGGTCCggccagtccgccgccgccggcgccggcaacaACGCCGACGAGATTTCACGGTGAATTGCTGCTCTTCTGTGAAGGGATGAATCGCTGAAGGTTTCAGATTTTGGGAGACATGGAGGTGTTTGGTTTGGAGAGTTTTGTCACAAGGGAAAGGTAAAAAAAGTTTATCTTTCCTAAATCTTATGTGTGATTAAGCAAATAAATAACATGAGCTTTGTGCATACACCGCGAAACGTCAGAAATTGTAAATATGAATTCCTGACAAAAAGGAGATGTCTTTGTATGCGAGTTTGTAAGATATAAAAGAGATCACTGCTGCCTGTTCATTACAGTTCATGAAATTATATGAACTATGTTTGGACTTGTCTTTGCATCACCTCTCTTCTTTACTTCCAATCATGCAAGATGTTAATTTCACCAAGATGATTCATGACTGTCGGTGCAGGATATGGCTGTGTCTTGCCTCTTTGATCTTTTATCAATCTGTGATTGTTAAGAGATTTTGATTCACTCATCAAGCTATGGGACTTGCCGACTTGGTGTTTCTTCATCTCTCTTCTTTACTTCCAATCTTGCAAGATGTTAATTTCACCAATATGATGGATTCATGACTGTCGGTGCAAGGAGAAGGGTTGTGTTTTGCATCTTTAATCTTTCATCAATCTGTGATTGTTGAGAGATTTTTATTCACTGATTCACTCATCAAGCTATGGACTTGTGTTTCTTCATCTCTCTTCTTTACTTCCAATTTTGCAAGATGTTAATTTCACCAAGAAGGTTCATGGCTGTCGGTGCAGGAGAGGGGTTGTGTTTGATTCTTCGATCTTTCATGAATCTGTGATTGTTAAGACCATTGATTTTGATTCGCTGACCAAACAACAACCTTCTCAAACCTCATGTTCTTCCAGTTTATCACAAGGTTGTTGATTGTTGCATAAAAGTAAAGCAAGCAACCTGCACCTAGTTTTAATTCCAGTACTTTTCAATGTGgttgaaacatttt harbors:
- the LOC4350904 gene encoding RING-H2 finger protein ATL51, translating into MPPPEPDKDKPLPKPKPPKPKPKPPKPEPEPNTRSAPERDQTAAPYGTVPPDPLSCATDCSPDCVFYHLCPSPPPPVAPVHLRSSRLPTPLIALSASLLGVSVVLLVALLVCRLMRGRGRRGRRRRGGRNALAPQEAPLTQQPQQGDEEGGAAGAAMAAEEVEGDDDDDDGGGGVHHVWYIRTVGLDERAIAAITALVYDAKKTGGGIGLAGGGGGGGGGSCAVCLTEFRDGETLRLLPRCRHAFHRGCIDTWLRAHVNCPLCRAPVQISDKSAAAAAAAAANAAPGAAAAVPGGAPAPNPRNAAAAEADRGELQGSPERGVRRAASMVTLPRRPWPEVSLRSPASNSGRMGEMGLAKIARLMKFSEVLEMAGIGATRSVSFGGHGRSGQSAAAGAGNNADEISR